The window GGGGTGGTGGCGTCAGCGGCTCCGAGCATGACTGTCATGCTCCCAACGACCGACGCTCCTGGCATCGGGAATTCGGACTAGGCCGTTCCCTTCCGGCCTAGTCCGGTAGGCCGGGGCCGCTTCCCCAAGAGAAGGTCAAGAAATCATTAGCTGGCCAAAGCATCGGAATAGTTGCCCAGGCACACCGGGTTGATCCCCCACATGACACAAACGACGAACGAACAGCCCACCGGCAGAGCGACCGGCCCCATCGTCCCGGTCCTCGCCTTCGCGGGCATCGTTGTCGCGGTGATGCAGACCCTGCTCGTCCCGGTCATCAAGGACCTGCCGCAGCTGCTGAGCACCGCGCCCAGCAACGCCACCTGGGTCCTGACCTCCACACTGCTCTCGGGCGCCGTCGCCACCCCGATCATGGGCCGGCTCGGTGACCTCTACGGCAAGCGGCGCATGCTGATCGCCAGCCTGGCCGTGATGGTGATCGGCGCGCTGGTCAGCGCGCTCACCAGCACCCTGATACCCATGATCGCCGGCCGCACCCTCCAGGGCTTCGCGATGGGCGCGATCCCGCTCGGCATCGGCCTCATGCGCGACATGCTGCCCCGCGAGCGGCTCGGCTCGGCGATGGCCCTGATGAGCTCCTCGATCGGCGTCGGCGGCGGACTCGCACTGCCCGCCGCGGCCCTGGTCGCCCAGCACGCCGACTGGCACGCCCTCTTCTACGGCGCCGCCGGCCTCGGTGTCCTCGCCATCGCCCTCACCCTCCTCGTCGTACCGGAGTCCAAGGTCCGCGCGGAAGGCTCCTTCGACACCCTCGGCGCACTCGGCCTCTCCGCCGGCCTCGTCCTCTTCCTCCTGCCGATCACCAAGGGCAGCGACTGGGGCTGGACGTCGGGCAGCACGCTCGGCCTGTTCGCCGCATCGGCCGTCGTCCTCGTCCTCTGGGGCGTCTACGAGCTGCGCACGCAGGCTCCCCTCGTGGACCTGCGCACCACGGCCCGCCCGGCCGTCCTCTTCACCAACCTCGCCTCGATCATGGTCGGCGTCAGCTTCTACGTCGTCTCCCTGGTCCTCCCCCAGCTCCTCCAGCTGCCGAAGGAGACGGGCTACGGCCTCGGTCAGTCGATGGTCGTGGCGGGTCTGCTGGTGGCCCCGCTCGGCCTGACGATGATGTTCACCGCCCCCGTCTACGCCCGCCTCTCGGCGAAGTACGGCCCCAAGACCACCCTGATCCTCGGCCTGCTGATCATCGCCATCGGCTACGGCGCCGGCCTCGGCCTGATGAGCGCCCCCTGGCAGAGCCTCGTCATCTCGGTGGTCCTCGGCGCGGGCATCGGCCTCGCGTACTCCTCCCTCCCCGCCCTGATAGTCGGCGCGGTCCCGGCCTCGGAGACGGGCGCGGCGAACGGCCTGAACACGCTGATGCGTTCCATCGGTACGTCCGTGTCGAGCGCCGTCATCGGCATGGTGCTGGCCAACACCGCGAACAACGTCGGCGGCGTCGAGATCCCGACGATGCACGGCTTCCGCGTCTCCTTCCTGATCGCGACTGCCGCGGTCGCCGTAGGCCTCCTCCTGGCCCTCTTCCTCCCGAAGCAGCGCCCGGCCTCCGCCCACCCGCAGCTGCGCGCCAGCAGCGAGGAGGACGCCAACCTGGAGCGCGCCGAAGAGGCACTGCGCGGCTTCCGCGGCCGCGTCCTGGACGCCACCGGCACCCCCGTCCCCCGCGCCAAGGTGACCCTGATCGACCGCCGGGGCCGCCAGGCGGGCGCCACCCTCTCGGCGGAGGACGGCAGCTACGCCCTCACCGTCCCCACCCAGGGCGCCTACGTCCTGGCCGCCCGAGCCGACGGCCACGCCCCGCTCGCCTCGTCGGCCACGCACACGGGCGACGACAGCCCGGTCGACCTGGACCTGTCGCTGCCGGGGGAGACGGTCACGGCCTGAGGCTCCTGGGGCCTTGGGGCCTTGGGGCCTTGGGGCCGACCGAGTCATCCGACTCACCTGAGATCCACACCACTGAGATCCACACCACTGAGATCCACACCACCCGCACCCCCTGTCGCTCGACCGGCAGGGGGTGCGGCAGCATGGGCGCCCATACGCTCGTACGACCGAAGGGAACCCCATGTCCACGGCCCCCAAGCCGGAGATCCTGGCCGCGTTCGAGGCGGCCAAGGGCTTCATGCCCGTGGGCGAGGGGCTCGCGCTCTACTCGGCGGCCGTCGAGGCCGGGCGGCTCGGTCTCCCGCTCCTGGAGGTCGGCACGTACTGCGGCCGCTCGACGATCCTGCTCGCCGACGCCGCCCGCCAGGCCGGGGTGACGGCCCTCACGGTCGACCACCACCGCGGCAGCGAGGAGCAGCAGCCGGGCTGGGAGTACCACGACCCGCAGACCGTCGACCCCGAGATCGGCCTGATGGACACGCTGCCGACGTTCCGCCGCACGCTGCACAAGGCGGGCCTGGAGGAGCACGTGATCGCCCTGGTCGGCCGCTCCCCGCAGGTGGCGAAGATCTGGGGCACTCCCCTCGGCCTGGTCTTCATCGACGGCGGCCACACCGACGAGCATGCGAACGCCGACTACGAGGGCTGGGCCCCGCATGTCGCCGAGGGCGGCCTGCTCGTCATCCACGACGTCTTCCCGGACCCGGAGGACGAGTTCACCGGCCAGGCGCCGTACCGGGTGTATCTGCGGGCGCTGGAGTCCGGGGCGTTCACGGAGGTGTCGGTGACCGACTCGCTGCGGGTGCTGAAGCGGACGGGGTCAGGGGCCTGAACTCCGGCGCCACTCGACCGTGCCTTCCCGGCACCGGGCGTGGTCGGCCCGTATGGTGGCAGGCGTGTCGTACGTAGGTCCGGACTTCGATCCTCCCCAGCCCCGCCGCAACCGCCGCCGAGCCCTGACCGTCGCGGCCGCCGCCCTCATGCCGGGAGCCCTGCTCGGTTGGGTGATGTACGAGGCGGTGGGCGGCCCCGGCGACGGAGGCGCGTCGGGCAACGCGGCCGTACGGCCCTCCGAGGCGCCCGCGAACACGGCACCGACGATCTCCGCCACGAACGACGACAAGCCACCGGGCCCGACCCCCACTCCCACCGCCGACTCCGGCGCCCTCAAGGGCAAGGTCGTCGTCATCGACCCGGGCCACAACCCCCACAACTTCCAGCACACGGCCGAAATCAATCGCAAGGTGAACATCGGCACGAACTGGAAGGAATGCGACACCACGGGGACGTCCACCAACGACGGTTACACCGAGGCCGAGTTCACACTGGACGTCGCCCACCGGCTGCGCACGCTGCTGCAGAAGCAGGGCGCCACGGTCAAGTTCACCCAGGACGGCGACCGTTCCTGGGGCCCCTGCGTCGACGAGCGGGCCGAGATCGGCAACAAGGCGCACGCCGACGCCGTCGTCTCCCTCCACGCGGACGGCGCGGACGCCGGCCAACGGGGCTTCCACGTCATCCTCCCGGCCAAGGTGAACGCGGGCGCCGCGAACACCGGCCCGATCGTCACCCCCTCCCGCGACCTCGGCGAGCGCATCGCGGGCTCCTTCGTCCGCGCGACGGGCAGCGCGCCGTCCAACTACGTCGGCGACGGCACCGGACTCGTCACGCGCAAGGATCTTGGCGGTCTCAATCTGTCAACGGTTCCCAAGGTGTTCATCGAGTGCGGCAACATGCGCGATAGCAAGGACGCGGCGCAGCTCACCAGCGGCGCGTGGCGGCAGAAGGCGGCGCGAGGGATCTCTGAGGGAATCGTGAGTTTCCTGCGCGGGTAGTGATCGGCGGGCCGATCCCGGCGGACACCCTCGTCGGTCGGACGATAAGGTCTCCGTACGATGAGGGGCCACCCCCGCGCTTCACACCGGGGCCTGACGGCGACATGGTGACAGCGACGCCTCCAGCGATGCCGATGACGAGACGACTGACGAAGGACCCTGAAGTGAATATCCGCTCCCTCACTCGAGGCGACGGCGTGGTGATCGGAGCAGCGGTATTGCTGTTCATCGCGTCGTTCCTCCAGCTCTACTCCGCCTCCGGGTACAACCTTGACATCACCGGGTGGGAAAACCTCGGACTTGGCTTCGGCACCTACCTGGGCGGGGTCATCGGTGGTGCCCTGATCGTCGTCAACCGCCTCCTGCCCCAGCCGCGCAAGGTCGCCGGGCTGGACCTCGGAACAGTCGGTGCGGCATTCACGATTCTCGCCGCGTGGAGCCTGTTCTGGACGCTGGTGGACGTACCCGAGGGCGGCAGCGCCGCCGCAGGGCTGATCCTCGGCTTCATCGCCGCCCTGGCCCTCGCGGGCGGCGCCATCGCCACCCCCCTGGTCCCCGCCCTCCAGGCCGCCCTCCTCCCGGCCCCCCGCCCCGCCGCCCCCCAGCCGCCCTACGGCGGTCAGCCGCAGGGTGGTTACGGCTACCCGGGTGCCCAGCAGCCGCAGCCCGGGCAGCCGTACGGCGGTCAGCCGCAGCCCGGGCAGCCCTTCGGTGGGCAGCCCCAGCAGCCGCAGCAGCCGCAGGCGCCGGCCGCGGACTTCTCGCCGTTCTGGTTCGCCGTACCCGTGGCGCGGCCGCTGTTCGCGGAGGACGGTTCGCCGACCCCCATCGCCGAACTCGCGCCGGGCACCTGGTACCTGGCCGTCGAGCAGCGCGGTGCGGCCCTGGTCGCGCAGACGCAGGACGGCCGCCGTGGCGTGCTGCAGGACACGTCGGGCATCCAGCGCGGCTGAGCCGCAAAAGAAGCCGTAGCGATAGCCGTACGACGGCCCCTCACCCTTCCCGGTGAGGGGCCGTCGTCGTACAGTCGCAAGCCTCCACGCAGAGCTGACACACCGTCAGACACCGTCAGGCACCCGTCAGGAGGCAGACATGCGGCTCGGGCTCGCACTCGGCTACTGGGGTCGCGGCCCCTCCGCGGACCATGTACCGCTGGCCCAGGAGGCCGAGCGGCTCGGCTACGACTCGGTGTGGACCGCCGAGTCCTGGGGGTCCGACGCCTTCACCCCGCTCACCTGGATCGCCGCGCAGACCTCAAGGATCAAGCTCGGTACGGCGGTTGCCCAGATGGCCGCCCGCTCCCCCACCACCACCGCCATGCACGCCCTCACCCTTGACCACCTCTCCGGCGGGCGCATGATGCTCGGGCTCGGGTTGTCGGGGCCGCAGGTGGTGGAGGGGTGGTACGGGCGGCCGTTCCCCGCCTCGCCGCTGACCGCCACGCGCGAGTACGTCGATGTCGTACGGCAAGTACTGCGCCGCCAAGCCCCCGTAGAACTCGACGGACGCTTCCACTCCCACCCGTACCGCGGCCCGGACGCCACCGGCATCGGCAAGGCCCTGAAGCCGATCACCCACCCCCTCCGCCCCGACCTGCCCGTCCTCCTCGGCGCCGAGGGTCCGAAGAACGTCGCGCAGACCGTCCGGATCGCCGACGGCTGGCTGCCGTTGTACTGGTCGCCGAGCAGGCCCGACGTGTACGGGGAGGCGGTGCGCGACCTCCCGCAGAGCTTCCTCGTCGCCCCTATGACCCGCGTCCAAGTCTGCGCCGACGTCTCCGAAGGCCTCCTCCCCGTCAAGGCCATGCTCGGCTTCTACATCGGCGGCATGGGCCACGCGGCCCGCAACTTCCATGCCGATCTCATGGCGCGGATGGGGTACGAGGAGGAAGCCCGCCGGATTCAGCGGCTGTTCCTGGACGGCCGCCGCGAGGAGGCCGTACTCGCCGTCCCGGACGCCTTCGCCGACGAGATCTCGCTCGTCGGGCCTCGTGAACGCATCGCCGAGCGGTTGGAGTTGTGGCGGAAGGGGCCGGTGACCGATCTGCTCGCCCTCGCACCCGACCCGCACACCCTGCGTGTGCTCGCCGAGCTCAACTCATAGCCCGGCGCGCCTGGTTTCATCCGGGGTTCAAGGGCTACCCGAAGGGCATGTCCCCTCGATATGGCAACGGTTCCAACCAGGCCGGAACGGTCATAGCGATCGTCGCCGACATCATGGCCCTCATCCTGGGCCTGTGGATCCTGATGTATCTGCTGGACGCCAACCGCGCCAACGCCTTCGTCCAGTTCATCCATGACGCGGCCCGCTGGCTGGCGGGCTGGTCCCATGACCTGTTCACGTTCGACGAGGCGTGGGCGAGGGTGGTGGCCGGGTACGGGCTCGCAGCGGTGGTCTACCTGTTCGTGGGCCACGCGATCGCCAATCGCGTACATCGCCACTGACGCCTTGAGGGGCGCGGGGAACTGCGCGATCAACCACAGACAACCCGCACCCGCCAGACGGCAAGGACATCCGAGCTCTCAGCTGCAGCAGTCCGGGTCCAGCCCCGTCGGCAGGCGATCCCCGCCGAACACCGCACACGTCGCCTCATGCCCGCCCAGCGCCGCGACGGCCAGCAACAGCGAACCGGCCGTCCAAGTCGTCAGCTCGCGCGGCCAGATGGCGTCGTCGTCGAAGACGTACCCCGTCCAGTACAACCCGCTCTCCGGGTCGCGCAGGTGCTGGATCGACTGGAGGATCTCCAGCGCCCGGTCCGACTCGCCCATCGCCCACAGGGCCAGGGCGAGTTCGGCCGACTCGCCGCCCGTCACCCACGGGTTGGGCACGACGCACCGCACCCCGAGGCCGGGGACGACGAAGCGCTCCCAGCCCTCCTCCATCCGGGACTTGGCCTCGGCGCCCGTCAACGCGCCGCCCAGCACCGGGTAGTACCAGTCCATCGAGTAGCGGTCCTTGTCCAGGAACCGCTCCGGGTGACGACGGATCGCGTGCCGCAACGCCCCCGCAGCCAACTCCCAGTCCGGCTGCAGCTCTTCCCGCTGCTCGGCGATGGCCAGCGCGCACCGCAGTGCGTGGTGGATCGAGGAGGAGCCGGTCAGCAGGGCGTCCTGCGTCGCGGTGCCGTCCTCGTCGCGCCGCCAGCCGATCTGTCCGCCCGGCTGCTGGAGCTGGAGGACGCACTCGATGGCCGCGTAGACGGACGGCCACATGCGGTCCAGGAACGTGTCGTCGCCGGTGGAGAGGTAGTGGTGCCAGACGCCTACGGCTATGTAGGCGACGAAGTTGGTCTCGCGGCCGGTGTCGGTGACGTCGTCGAAGGCGCCGTCCGCGTAGGCGGCGTACCAGGAGCCGTCCTCGTTCTGGTGGGTCGCCAGCCAGGTGTACGCCCGCTCGGCGGCCGCGTGCTCACCGGCCGTGTCCAGCGCCATCGCCGCCTCGACGTGGTCCCACGGGTCGAGGTGATGCCCGCGGAACCAGGGGATCGCCCCATCCTCACGCTGTACGGCGAGGATCCCTGCGACGGTCGCGGCGGCCTGCTCGGCGGTGAGGACCCCGGGCAGGACGAGGTGTTCTGTCCGGGGAGTGGTCACGAGGTGGCCACCTGAGGCAGGTGGGGCTTGGTCGCGTACGCCACGAAGCTCTTGCCGATCAGCGGGTTCAGCGCCTGTTCGGCGACCCGGGTGGCCAGCGGTTTCTTCATGATGTCCCAGACCAGGAGCTTGTGGTACGCCCGCACCGGCAGCGCCTTGTCGTTGTCGACACCGAACGCGCACTTCAGCCACCAGTACGGGGAGTGCAGGGCGTGGGCGTGGTGGGTGCCGTACGGCTTCAGGCCGGCCTCGCGGATCTTCGCGAGCAGTTCGTCCGCCTTGTAGATGCGGATGTGGCCGCCCTCGACCTCGTGGTAGGCGTCGGACAGCGCCCAGCAGACCTTCTCGGGGCCGTAGCGGGGGACGGTGATGGCGATACGGCCGCCGGGCTTGAGCACCCGGACCATCTCGGCGAGTACGCCCTTGTCGTCCGGGATGTGCTCCATGACCTCGGAGATGATCACGACGTCGAAGGACTCGTCGGGGAAGGGGAGGGCGAGCGCGTTGCCCTCCATCGCCGTCGCGGTCGCGCCCTCGGGTGCCTCCCCGGCCTCCTTCATCGCCGCGAACCACTTGGCGACCTCGCGGATCTCCTCCCCGTTCTGGTCCAGCGCCACGACCTGGGCACCGCGCCGGTAACACTCGAACGCGTGCCGGCCGGCACCGCAGCCGAGGTCCAGGACGCGGTCGCCCGGGGCGAGCGGGAACCGGGAGAAGTCGACGGTCAGCACGTTGGCCTGCTTTCGCGGTCGGAGCGGTTGGAGGGGCGGGGGTCGATGGTGCGGTGGACGGGCGCGGCGGTCATGAGGCGGCCTCGGTCACGCGGACGGCCTCGCCGTCCCTCGCGGCCTCGGTCACGCGGGCGTCCTCGCCGCCCCCCGCGGTCCCAGTCACGCGGGCGTCCTCGCCGCCCCCCGCGGTCCCAGTCACGCGGGCGTCCTCGCCGTCCCTCGCGGCCTCGGGCCCTCGCGGGGCATTGGCCACCCTTGCCGGTGCGGCGTGTGCGGGAGTCGCCGCGGAGCGGCCGGGAGTCGGGGCCGCGGAGCGGGCAGTGCTTGCCGCGGAGCGGCGTGGGGCACCGCCCGTGGAGCCAGGGCGTACGTCACCGCCCGCGGAGCCGAGGCGTGGGTCACCGCCCGTGGAGTGGGCTATGGCCTCGCGGTAGCGGGTCACCGTCCCCTCGGCGGCCTTCGCCCAGGTGAAGTTCCGCAGGACGCGGTCACGCCCGGCCGCTCCCAGGCGGTCGCGGAGCTCCGCATCGCCCAGCAGTCGGCTCAGAGCGGCCGCCAGCGCCCCGGGGTCCCCCGGCGGCACCGCCAGACACGTCTCCCCGTCGCGCCCGGCGACCTCCGGGATCGCCCCGCCGGTCGTGGCGACCAGCGGCGTCCCCGTGGCCATGGCCTCGGCGGCCGGCAGGGAGAAGCCCTCGTACAGCGACGGCACACATGCCACCTGCGCCGATCGGACCAGGTCGACGAGCTCCGCGTCGGAGATGCCCTTGACGAACTCGACGGCGCCTTCGAGGCCGTACCGCTCGATCGCCTGCGCGACCGGCCCCTCCTCGGACCGCTTGCCGACGACGACGAGGTGGGCGTCGGGGTGCTCGGTGCGGACCTTGGCGAGCGCCTCGACGAGGAAGACCAGGCCCTTCAGCGGGACATCGGCGCTGGAGGTCGTGACGATCCGGCCGGGGATCTGCCGTACCGACGCATCCGGCGAGAACAGGTCGGTGTCCGCGCCGATGTGGACGACGTGGATACGGTCCTGGCGTACACCGAGGTGGTCGACGATCTCCGCGCGGGACGTACCCGACACGGTCAGTACCGACGGAAGGCGGCGCGCGACCCGCTTCTGCATGCGCGTGAAGGCGTACCACCGGCGCACCGACATCCGCCGCTGCCAGCCCTCAGCCGCGTCCAGCTCCAACTGGCGGTCGACGGTGATGGGGTGGTGGATGGTGGTGACGAGCGGGGCGCCGACCTCGCCCAGCAATCCGTACCCCAGCGTCTGGTTGTCGTGCACGACGTCGAACTCGCCGCGCCGGGCGCGCAGATGGCGGCGGGCGCGCAGCGAGAAGGTCAGGGGCTCGGGGAAGCCGCCGGTCCACATGGTGGCCACTTCCAGCGCGTCGATCCAGTCGCGGTACTCGTCGCGCCCCGGCGTGCGGAAGGGGTCGGGCTGGCGGTAGAGGTCGAGGCTGGGGAGCTCGGTGAGGGTCAGCCGGCCCGCGTAGTCCGCGCCCTCGTCGAGGACGGGGTAGGGCTGGGAGCCGATGACCTCGACGCGGTGGCCGAGGCGGGCCAGCTCGCGGGAGAGGTGCCGTACGTAGACGCCCTGGCCGCCGCAGAACGGGTTCCCTTTATAGGTGAGAAGCGCGATGTCGAGCGGTCGCTCGCCGTCGGCGGCAGGGTCCTGTGGAGACCCGGCCTCCCTGGCCTCAGCGGTCACTCTGGGCCCCCTTCTCCCTGCACGGTCCCGCGAGATTACGCCGGGACGCTAATCTAGAACAAGTTTCAGACTTGATCGTTCAAGAGGCTCTGAATCTACCGGCAGGTAGCGCCGCTGTGAGCGATGGATCAGGTGATTCACGCCACGACCGACGCCCTGGCATGCTGTCCGGTCACTCACCCTCACCGACTGTCACGGAACGGGATCCATGCCTGCGGAAGCCAGTAGCGCAAGCCCTGCCTCACCGCCCCTCACCGAGCGGCAGGAGGCCCGGCGTCGGCGCATCCTGCACGCCAGCGCGCAGCTCGCCAGCCGGGGTGGTTTCGACGCCGTACAGATGCGGGAGGTCGCGGAGTCCTCGCAGGTGGCGCTCGGCACGCTGTACCGCTACTTCCCGTCCAAGGTGCATCTGCTGGTCGCCACGATGCAGGACCAGCTGGAGCACATGCACGGCACGCTGCGGAAGAAGCCGCCGCAGGGGGAGACGGCGGCGGAGCGGGTGGCGGAGACGCTGATGCGGGCCTTTCGCGCGCTGCAGCGCGAGCCGCACCTGGCCGACGCCATGGTCCGGGCCCTGACCTTCGCCGACCGGAGTGTCTCGCCCGAGGTCGACCAGGTCTCCCGCCAGACCACGGTGATCATCCTGGACGCCATGGGCCTGGCGAACCCGACACCCGAGCAGCTCTCCGCCGTCCGCGTCATCGAGCACACCTGGCACTCGGCCCTGATCACCTGGCTCTCGGGCCGCGCCTCGATCGCCCAGGTGAAGATCGACATCGAGACGGTGTGCCGGTTGATCGACCTGACGGCGCCGGAGCCGGAGGCCCGGGCCTAGGCACACGAAGGACCTACGAGCACACGAAGGACCTACGAGACGGGTTCCCTTCGCCGGTATTACCCGGATCAGGTGATGGGGGTCGCCTTCCGGTCTTCCGACCTCTCGGTCTTCCGACTTTCCGGCCTCTCAGCCCGGACCGTCGACGTCGGCCCCAGCGGAAGCCGTCTGCTTCCCGCCAGAGTCGGCTACTCCGGTTCGAACTCCCTCACTCGTCCCGTAGGCCGACTTCCAGGATAGAACTTCCGCCCGAGGAAAGAACCACCTGCAATGGTAATTTTTTTGGCGAAATCGGACGACTCCTCGGACGGCACTACTCCTCGGGCGGGAACACCGGCTCCCCGCTCCCCAGCAGCGTGATCACGATGGCCTCCACCGGGCAGCTCTCCGCCGCGGCAAGGATCTTCTCGTTCGCGTCGGTCTCGGGGTCGGCCGGATGGGACTGCCGGCCGGTGTCGAGGTGGAAGCCGTCGGGGGCGTGGTGGACGCACTGGGCCGAGCCGATGCACACCGACCGGTCGACCTCGACGTGCCAGCGGTCACCCATCCCCTACGCCTCCCAGCCCGCCGGGAGGTGGATCATCTTGTGCTCCAGGTATTCGCCGTAGCCCTCGGGGCCGAATTCGCGGCCCAGCCCGGAGTTCTTGTAGCCGCCGAACGGGCCCAGCATGTCCAGGCTGAAGGTGTTCACCGAGTACGTGCCGGTACGGACCTGGCGGGCGACCTCGATGCCGTGCCCGGTGTCGGCCGTCCAGACGCTGCCGCTCAGGCCGTAGTCGGAGTCGTTCGCGATCTTCACGGCCTCGGACTCGTCGCCGTAGGGGAGGAGACAGATCACGGGGCCGAAGATCTCCTCGCGTGCGATCCGCATCGAGTTGTCGACGTCTCCGAAGAGGGTCGGCTCGACGTACCAGCCCCGCTCCAGGCCCGGCGGACGCCCGCCGCCCGTCAGGATCTTCGCGCCCTCCTCCTGCCCGATCCGGATGTAGTCGAGGTTCCTGCGCTGCTGCCGCTGCGCCACCAGCGGGCCCACCTGGGTCGCCGCGTCCAGCGGATCGCCGACCACCAGCGCGCCGGCCGCCGCGGCGAAGGCCTCGGCGAACTCGTCGTAGCGGGAGCGGGGCAGCAGGATGCGCGTCTGGGCCACGCACGCCTGGCCGTTGTTCATCCAGGCTGCCGGGACGACACCGGCGACCGTCGCCTCGACGTCCGCGTCCGGGAGGACCACGGCCGCCGACTTGCCGCCCAGCTCCAGCGTCACGCGGGTGAGGTTGCGGGCCGCGACCTCCATCACGCGCTTGCCGGCCGCCACCGAGCCGGTGAAGGAGACCTTGTCGATCCGCGGGTGCCCGACCAGGTACTCGCTCACCTCACGGTCCGCCGGGAGGATCGACAGCACGCCCTCCGGCAGCCCGGCGTCCTTCGCGATCTCCGCGAGGAGGTAAGCGTCGAGCGGCGACTCCGGCGACGGCTTGAGCACCACCGTGCAGCCGGTGAGCAGCGCGGGCGCGAGCTTGGCGGCGGCGACGAACTGCGGGACGTTCCAGGGGACGACGGCCGCCACGACCCCGACCGGCTCGCGCCGCACCAGGATCTTGCCGAGGACTCCGTCGCGCGTCTCCTCGTACGTGAAGTTCCGTGCGACCGTGATCGCCGCGTCCCACACCATCATCGCGCCGAGCGCCTGCGCGAGGACGCTCCAGGAGTACGGGGAGCCGTTCTCGCAGGAGATCACGCGGGCGATCTCCTCGTGCCGCAGGGCGATCCCGTCCTTGATGCGGGTGACGACCTCGATCCGCTCGTCGAGCGACATCCGCGGCCAGGGCCCCTCGTCGAACGCCTTGCGCGCGACCGCGACCGCCCGGTCGACGTCGGCCGGCGAGGCGTGTGGCACGCGTCCGATGACCTCCTCCGTGTGCGGCGAGATCACCTCGATGACGTCCTTGCCCAGGGGGTCGGTCAACTCCCCGCCGATGAACAGCTGTCCGTGTTCCACGAGCTCGGTCATGGCCGACGCCTCCTGCGGAGCTGGAGCGGGATTCCTTGGTTTCTGACGCTGTTTCAGGAACTGATACCAGTTCTACCCGGAGGAGTCCACGGAGCGCACACACCTCGCCCCTACGCTGAGCGAGACAGCGAGGGGGCACGGGATGGCAGTTCGCGCGCGCGACTGGGCGGTGTTCGCCACGGCACTGGCGGTGGCCGTCGGCGGCGCCGTATGGATGGCGTCGACCTGGGGTGACGTGAAGCGCGAGAACGGCGTGTCCGTGCACCGGGAGACGAAGAGCCCGGAGGAAATCAGGGAGTACTGGACGCCGGAGCGCGTACGGAACGCCGAACCCGAGTGACCCGACAGCCAGGTGACTCAGGCTCCCATCGGAACCTGTTCTAGTTATAGTGGGCCGGTGGCCGGAACGTGGCGCGGCGATTGGGGATCCCATGGCGCAGGTGTACGACCATGGCGGCGGCGTCCGGTCCATCGAGGTCCCCATCCCTGACAACCCGCTCGGCCACACCCTCGTGTACGTCGTCGACACCGACCGCGGCCCGGTGCTCATCGACACCGGCTGGGACGACCCGGCCTCCTGGGACACCCTCGCCGAGGGCCTCGCGGCATGCGGCACCGCGCCCGGTGAGATCCACGGCGTGGTCATCACCCACCACCACCCCGACCACCACGGCCTGTCCGGCCAGGTGCGCGAGGCCTCCGGCGCCTGGATCGCGATGCACGCGGCGGACGCGGCGATCGTGCGGCGCACCCGCGCGACCCGCCCCGAGCGCTGGTTCTCCTACATGGCGGACAAGCTCACCGCGGCCGGCGCCCCCGACGCCCACGTGTCTCCGCTGCG of the Streptomyces sp. T12 genome contains:
- a CDS encoding glycosyltransferase family 4 protein, with product MTAEAREAGSPQDPAADGERPLDIALLTYKGNPFCGGQGVYVRHLSRELARLGHRVEVIGSQPYPVLDEGADYAGRLTLTELPSLDLYRQPDPFRTPGRDEYRDWIDALEVATMWTGGFPEPLTFSLRARRHLRARRGEFDVVHDNQTLGYGLLGEVGAPLVTTIHHPITVDRQLELDAAEGWQRRMSVRRWYAFTRMQKRVARRLPSVLTVSGTSRAEIVDHLGVRQDRIHVVHIGADTDLFSPDASVRQIPGRIVTTSSADVPLKGLVFLVEALAKVRTEHPDAHLVVVGKRSEEGPVAQAIERYGLEGAVEFVKGISDAELVDLVRSAQVACVPSLYEGFSLPAAEAMATGTPLVATTGGAIPEVAGRDGETCLAVPPGDPGALAAALSRLLGDAELRDRLGAAGRDRVLRNFTWAKAAEGTVTRYREAIAHSTGGDPRLGSAGGDVRPGSTGGAPRRSAASTARSAAPTPGRSAATPAHAAPARVANAPRGPEAARDGEDARVTGTAGGGEDARVTGTAGGGEDARVTEAARDGEAVRVTEAAS
- a CDS encoding TetR family transcriptional regulator yields the protein MPAEASSASPASPPLTERQEARRRRILHASAQLASRGGFDAVQMREVAESSQVALGTLYRYFPSKVHLLVATMQDQLEHMHGTLRKKPPQGETAAERVAETLMRAFRALQREPHLADAMVRALTFADRSVSPEVDQVSRQTTVIILDAMGLANPTPEQLSAVRVIEHTWHSALITWLSGRASIAQVKIDIETVCRLIDLTAPEPEARA
- a CDS encoding ferredoxin; its protein translation is MGDRWHVEVDRSVCIGSAQCVHHAPDGFHLDTGRQSHPADPETDANEKILAAAESCPVEAIVITLLGSGEPVFPPEE
- a CDS encoding aldehyde dehydrogenase — translated: MTELVEHGQLFIGGELTDPLGKDVIEVISPHTEEVIGRVPHASPADVDRAVAVARKAFDEGPWPRMSLDERIEVVTRIKDGIALRHEEIARVISCENGSPYSWSVLAQALGAMMVWDAAITVARNFTYEETRDGVLGKILVRREPVGVVAAVVPWNVPQFVAAAKLAPALLTGCTVVLKPSPESPLDAYLLAEIAKDAGLPEGVLSILPADREVSEYLVGHPRIDKVSFTGSVAAGKRVMEVAARNLTRVTLELGGKSAAVVLPDADVEATVAGVVPAAWMNNGQACVAQTRILLPRSRYDEFAEAFAAAAGALVVGDPLDAATQVGPLVAQRQQRRNLDYIRIGQEEGAKILTGGGRPPGLERGWYVEPTLFGDVDNSMRIAREEIFGPVICLLPYGDESEAVKIANDSDYGLSGSVWTADTGHGIEVARQVRTGTYSVNTFSLDMLGPFGGYKNSGLGREFGPEGYGEYLEHKMIHLPAGWEA